DNA from Debaryomyces hansenii CBS767 chromosome A complete sequence:
TTATGTTGAAAGTGTTTCAAAGGccattgaaattgatttttcgtttaatacaataatatCTGATTTTATGAAATTTACAAACTCAATTTATGCAGCAATAAAGTCAAAAGATTACGTGAATTCTAATTTGTTGCTTGACTCGTATAAGAGATTACTCATAATTATGGCACCAGTAACTCCTTGTGTTGCTGAGGAATGTTGGGAACAGATATCGAAGTCCATAAGAACTCCCTGGTCATCGATATTCTTCCAAAAATATCCTAAAGTAAACCATATTGAATCTTCATATACCTCATATAATGTATTTGTTAATGGGAAAGCAAGAGCCCTGTTTAAAGGACAAAAATCCTTAGTGACTATGGACGAGCATGAAATATTACAGGAGGCTTTAAGACATGGCTCAATTAGCCAATATGTTCCTGATGGCGTGGTTAAAAAGATGATTGTTAAACCTGGAATGATAAGCTTGCTCACTCCaaagaaatagatataCTTGAATAGATATACTTGTAAATAACCCGatgtaaataatattcaatttaaatattaattaatttcaaacaaGTTAGAATATTAACTTATCTTATTCATATAGCATTAATATATGTACAACTGCTATATAAGTAAAAAAGTCTATTTTACACTATTTACATCTTGAATGTTTTGATTGTATACTAACATTCTTGCATTAATATCCACGTTCCATGACGTACCTCTTAAAATCCTTACGTCTAATTTTACCTTCATAATTGATTTGAGCCCGCTTAGCAATCCCTCTAATACTTTTACAGGCATCACTATGATCGATATCGGAGGCGGCTTGGTACAATTCCCTTAGTTCTTTCCAAGTCCACTTGAATTGATATTCTGTACTCAATAATATTGCTAAAGCGTCATCTAGCAAATTCATCTTTGTCAAACATGAAACCATCGCATTTGCGAACTGAAAATCAAGGGCGTCCTTGGTTGAACGGGATAGGTCtttaaaatttgaagtttttcTAAATGTCCCTCTTTCTGACCAAATCCTTTGAgcaaatttataatttttaaatcttGCAGCAGCTTTCAACGCTATAACGTACGACAAGGACGTACGCGAAATCTTTCTATTTCCTAAACCAATATTACTACCAACATCCTTTAAAAGTGGAGACTTTGTGATAGacatttcatcaaatttacTTTGCACACTAGAAACTGATTCACCATCTGTTTGAGAAATATCAGTGTTTGATGATATAGAGTCAGGAAGctcttcaataattatCCTTGTATCGTTCGATAATCCTGTCCTATCAAGGAATGTCGAGCTATCATATCTGTCTATGAAGTCATTTAATCTACCCATTACTGCTGCAATGTTTAAAAACGTATTAGCGCAGTCAGTATTGACAAACAGCGGATTAAACATTAAAGTGTGTGCCCACATAGCACTAGACTCCGCCATAATTTCCTCCTTAGATGTTAAGTCAAGAACGGGCAAGAATGGAATACCATTTTGTGCAGAAGCTGGGAACAAGTTTACGTCtgaaagaatatttcttctaaaatttcttcCCTTTTCGTGGAAAGTGATCGGAGGCAACTCAATTGATTGGCCTGGCTGAGAAACTTGACTTTTGGAGTATGCTAGTAATAAAAAGGAGAATGATCTTGGGGTGATAGCATTGgattcattcaatttgctATAAAATGCTCTAGAAAGCGCAACATCACCATCTTTCGCAGATAAGTAAAGCATATATTCAAACGTGTTCAATGTTGGTTCCCAGTTGTTATTATAGATATCGAAAATAAAATCCCATGCTTTGAAACGCAACTCTGGCCTGGATGTACATCCACGAGCTAATGCAACCATTATTCTTTGGTTTATCTCAATTTTTTCCGTAATCATCTCTCTATATAAATCTAATGCTTTTTCGATGTTATCGTTATTTACATATGATACGATAATATCTTGGTATGCCCTTGTATCTGGTTTTGTCTTTTGAGATAAAAATTTCATggaatcaaaaatttcaacaGCTTGTTTATGATCATTAGCTTTATAAACACATGTAGATAAGATGTTGGAAAACGTCTTCTGTGAAGGTTCCAACTTATTTTGTTTCATCTCACTCAAGCACATGTTAATCTTCTCTAGATTGTTATTTTTACCATAGGCTTGAATCATTAACTCGTACGTTTCCCTTGATAGTTTTCCctttttattgattttagTTATATGATTACAATATTGCTCAATTTGAGCTATGCTTTCATCCGATAAGTACCCCCCATGTGATAAACCTGCGATGAAGACGTTTATAATCTTAGAAGACTTTTTCACATTACCTTCTTCTAGAAGCTGTTCTAACACGGGTATGAGATGGCTGATTTGCTCTTTCGGTATAGAGTAAATGAACATTCTAATGTCTCTTTCCGGTAAACCTTGGAATCCTCCACCTTCTTTGAGTTGTTGCAACA
Protein-coding regions in this window:
- a CDS encoding DEHA2A05060p (weakly similar to uniprot|P48237 Saccharomyces cerevisiae YGR150c singleton), which codes for MMLRLSVKKRCMSRTIPRISGLQGSIYSSRNIFVVRSQKGKPTLRKSKGSNDGGAVNNKEKLSEWVDSDFERKMKQQEVEYERRLKELKSLTASVARIIKKKEDIEKLQEIPMPSEVNRDAEKIYGSLEVGKEKLASLPENSPSLSGIEKQPEPFNASNHSLITPAIDMPESITKRLGLAIKFLVSKTNINWTMVLQQLKEGGGFQGLPERDIRMFIYSIPKEQISHLIPVLEQLLEEGNVKKSSKIINVFIAGLSHGGYLSDESIAQIEQYCNHITKINKKGKLSRETYELMIQAYGKNNNLEKINMCLSEMKQNKLEPSQKTFSNILSTCVYKANDHKQAVEIFDSMKFLSQKTKPDTRAYQDIIVSYVNNDNIEKALDLYREMITEKIEINQRIMVALARGCTSRPELRFKAWDFIFDIYNNNWEPTLNTFEYMLYLSAKDGDVALSRAFYSKLNESNAITPRSFSFLLLAYSKSQVSQPGQSIELPPITFHEKGRNFRRNILSDVNLFPASAQNGIPFLPVLDLTSKEEIMAESSAMWAHTLMFNPSFVNTDCANTFLNIAAVMGRLNDFIDRYDSSTFLDRTGLSNDTRIIIEELPDSISSNTDISQTDGESVSSVQSKFDEMSITKSPLLKDVGSNIGLGNRKISRTSLSYVIALKAAARFKNYKFAQRIWSERGTFRKTSNFKDLSRSTKDALDFQFANAMVSCLTKMNLLDDALAILLSTEYQFKWTWKELRELYQAASDIDHSDACKSIRGIAKRAQINYEGKIRRKDFKRYVMERGY